In Lodderomyces elongisporus chromosome 1, complete sequence, the DNA window ATTAATCAAAAGTTCCAACTTTTCAAGGAGGTCGTCGTCATCTTGTATCAATATCAATGCCTGGTTTTGGAACCCAGGGACATCTTTTAGTTTGGCCTCGACATAGTCGTCGAAATCAATATCGTAAATAAGTTTCATCTTCCCTGCTTGTATAGAAATCGAATCCCTAGAGTAGCCATAACTCACCTTCAATTGTTCTAGTAACCAGTTGAGAGTTAAGTTTCCCATATCGCTGTCTCGTACTTTGAATACTCCTCTAGCTGTGCCTGCCTCTGTTGGGCACCCAGCAAGAGGACCACTCACTGTTGATGATATCACATACAGCTGAGGTGTGAGCGATGTTGCCATTGTATATGCGCTTTTGCAGATTTCCTCATAGTTGAACCTACCCTTTTCGTTTCCAAGATTGAATTTATAAAAGTTGGTGCCAATGGCTGCTGAGAACCCGGAAACTAGGGCATTGGTCGTTGCAATAGCAGGAATGATATTACCAGCAATTTCCTTAATATCAAATTTGGACATGGTACCAATGTGGAAGATATGTGACCGCAAGTTGGACGTCGCGGCAACAAAGTTCATCGCGTCTTCGTCATCCTTGTCAAACGATACAAACGGCTCTTTCAATTCACAAATCCTTTTCTGGATACTCTGACTTGATTTGTACACCACATATAAATTCTCAAGTATCGACCAGTTTTTCGTGTCGGCACTCAAGATAGAATCATGCTTGACGTTCTTGTCATTGTTCTTGTCATAGTTTTCGACATCGTTCTCATCCTCAACCTCTTTGTTGCTCTGGTTGTGTAACATTCGCTGCAAAGAACTTTCATATTCTGTGTAGTCCAAAGGAACTGgtctttttcttgactTCCAAAGCTCATCAATCAGTGCTAAACGTTCTATATCAGTGATGAATATTTTTCTAATCAAATGAGATACAAACTCGTCTGTTTCCGCACTTGTGACCGTTTTACGCAAATCAGCTAATTCGTTTGCCTCTCGGGTCAAGTTCTTGATTTCCTCAGCATTGTCCGATTCTTTCGCAATTGCATCTGCATCGTTGAGACCTCCTTTTTGGCCTGCCCCAATGTcgatttcttcttcgtcaaaCAATTGCTTGAATAGAAACTCCTTTGCCCAGGTTATACAATGCACCGGAAGCGATGGCGTTGATCTAATAGTACATACAGGGTAGGTTTTGCGCAGTGTTTTGGCTTGACAATCATAGCACTCGGTATAATCAGGGTAAATGGGATACATGTTTCCCTTGAGGCCTTCTGTTCCACTATCCATTAAAGGGATTTTCAAAAGCAAGCACATCTTGTTGACATGCTGTCTTGCCTCAACATTATCTAGAGCATTATAGATAATGCTAAATTGCTCCCACCATTGAATTGGAAATTGCTTTGTATCCATAATACTGCCATGATAGGATACAAGTTTGGTGCCAAAATAGTTGAAAGATTCAACTGCCTGTGAAATCGTAAGTGACTTGGATTTATCAATGTCCTTCTTGCGGAATAGAAATTG includes these proteins:
- the UBA2 gene encoding E1 ubiquitin-activating protein uba2 yields the protein MAKDTYLKRILGEKSLDRVKHTKVLMVGAGGIGCELLKNLILSAYGEVHIVDLDTVTLSNLNRQFLFRKKDIDKSKSLTISQAVESFNYFGTKLVSYHGSIMDTKQFPIQWWEQFSIIYNALDNVEARQHVNKMCLLLKIPLMDSGTEGLKGNMYPIYPDYTECYDCQAKTSRKTYPVCTIRSTPSLPVHCITWAKEFLFKQLFDEEEIDIGAGQKGGLNDADAIAKESDNAEEIKNLTREANELADLRKTVTSAETDEFVSHLIRKIFITDIERLASIDELWKSRKRPVPLDYTEYESSLQRMLHNQSNKEVEDENDVENYDKNNDKNVKHDSILSADTKNWSILENLYVVYKSSQSIQKRICELKEPFVSFDKDDEDAMNFVAATSNLRSHIFHIGTMSKFDIKEIAGNIIPAIATTNALVSGFSAAIGTNFYKFNLGNEKGRFNYEEICKSAYTMATSLTPQSYVISSTVSGPLAGCPTEAGTARGVFKVRDSDMGNLTLNWLLEQLKVSYGYSRDSISIQAGKMKLIYDIDFDDYVEAKLKDVPGFQNQALILIQDDDDLLEKLELLINVVDPGPEGDYNGIVSTKLPSVVVNRIASSEDGAKELEDSDSDALEVIEDQNSGDSDIEIIEDTDVEPNLKKRRIA